A single window of bacterium DNA harbors:
- the polA gene encoding DNA polymerase I: EAAGAEPAGEAGERPRCDYRLVVTRDELAALVALLRGSGGFAIDLETTSLEPLRAEIVGLSFSVAPHQAWYVPVGHRYLGAPEQLSLAEVLAALAPVLTDPALPKYGQNIKYDLLVLARAGIELAPIGFDTMVASYVINPTRHQHNLSELALEHLCQRVSVYADVAGSGKKQVPFAEVEVQKACDYSCEDADVAFRLTKLLAPKIEELGFHDLYYDLELPLVSVLARMERNGVRIDAQRLRDASKETDVQLQELMRRIWVLAGQEFNINSPKQLAEVLFDKLGLPVVRRTKTGRSTDEDVLTRLAAAHELPAEILAWRSLAKLKNTYLDVLPMLVNPDTGRVHTSFNQTVTATGRLSSSDPNLQNIPVRTELGRRIREAFVAAPGNVLISADYSQIELRIMAHLSGDAELCAAFARGEDVHARTAAAIFGGEPAAVTGEQRRTAKTINFGIIYGMGAYGLSQQLGIDQKEAKGFIDRYFERYPGVRAWLDRTVVEARRTGYVETLLGRRRYLPEIQSSNRGVAQFAERMATNTPLQGTAADMIKKAMLAIDGELTAAVGRWRSLMVLQIHDELLFDVPLAEADALAAMVREKMEGVVRLAVPVVVDVGRGANWAQAH; this comes from the coding sequence CCTCGAGACGACGAGCCTCGAGCCGCTGCGGGCCGAGATCGTCGGGCTCTCGTTCTCGGTGGCGCCGCACCAGGCCTGGTACGTCCCCGTCGGGCACCGCTATCTCGGCGCGCCGGAGCAACTGTCGCTGGCGGAGGTCCTGGCGGCGCTCGCGCCGGTGCTCACCGACCCGGCGCTGCCCAAGTACGGCCAGAACATCAAGTACGACCTGCTGGTGCTGGCGCGCGCGGGCATCGAGCTTGCGCCCATCGGCTTCGACACGATGGTCGCCTCCTACGTCATCAACCCGACGCGCCACCAGCACAACCTCAGCGAGCTGGCGCTCGAGCACCTCTGCCAGCGCGTGAGCGTCTACGCCGACGTCGCGGGCTCGGGCAAGAAGCAGGTGCCGTTCGCCGAGGTCGAGGTGCAGAAGGCGTGCGACTACAGTTGCGAGGACGCCGACGTCGCCTTCCGCCTGACGAAGCTGCTTGCGCCAAAGATCGAGGAGCTGGGGTTCCACGACCTCTACTACGACCTGGAGCTGCCGCTGGTGTCGGTGCTCGCGCGCATGGAGCGCAACGGCGTGCGCATCGACGCCCAGCGGCTGCGCGATGCTTCGAAGGAGACGGATGTCCAGCTCCAGGAGCTGATGCGGCGCATCTGGGTGCTCGCGGGGCAGGAGTTCAACATCAACTCGCCGAAGCAGCTCGCGGAGGTGCTCTTCGACAAGCTGGGGCTGCCGGTGGTGCGCCGCACGAAGACCGGGCGCTCGACCGACGAGGACGTGCTGACGCGGCTGGCCGCGGCCCACGAGCTGCCGGCCGAGATCCTCGCCTGGCGCTCGCTGGCGAAGCTCAAGAACACCTACCTCGACGTGCTGCCGATGCTCGTGAACCCGGACACCGGGCGCGTGCACACCTCGTTCAACCAGACGGTGACGGCGACCGGGCGGCTGTCGTCGTCGGATCCCAACCTGCAGAACATCCCGGTCCGCACCGAGCTGGGGCGGCGCATCCGCGAGGCGTTCGTCGCCGCGCCGGGCAACGTGCTGATCTCGGCCGACTACTCGCAGATCGAGCTGCGGATCATGGCGCACCTCTCCGGCGACGCCGAGCTGTGCGCGGCCTTCGCGCGGGGCGAGGACGTGCACGCGCGCACCGCGGCGGCGATCTTCGGCGGCGAGCCGGCGGCGGTGACGGGCGAGCAGCGGCGCACGGCCAAGACGATCAACTTCGGGATCATCTACGGCATGGGCGCCTACGGGCTCTCCCAGCAGCTCGGGATCGACCAGAAGGAGGCGAAGGGCTTCATCGACCGCTACTTCGAGCGCTACCCCGGCGTGCGCGCCTGGCTCGACCGCACGGTCGTCGAGGCGCGACGCACCGGCTACGTCGAGACGCTGCTTGGACGGCGGCGCTACCTGCCGGAGATCCAGTCTTCGAACCGCGGCGTTGCGCAGTTCGCCGAGCGCATGGCGACGAACACGCCGCTGCAGGGGACGGCGGCCGACATGATCAAGAAGGCGATGCTGGCCATCGACGGGGAACTGACGGCCGCCGTGGGGCGCTGGCGCTCACTCATGGTCCTGCAGATCCACGACGAGCTGCTCTTCGACGTGCCGCTCGCCGAGGCGGACGCGCTCGCGGCGATGGTCCGCGAGAAGATGGAGGGCGTGGTGCGGCTCGCCGTCCCCGTGGTCGTGGACGTCGGCCGCGGCGCGAATTGGGCGCAGGCCCACTAG